One Actinosynnema pretiosum DNA segment encodes these proteins:
- a CDS encoding substrate-binding domain-containing protein: MSPYDGISRGVLAALTAAAYGTGQALPVITGQDAELDSVKLVVKGQQSQTVYKDTRELAKVAVQMTSALIDGSTPEVNDTTQYDNGIKVVPAFLLQPISVDKSNYQRILVDGGYCTAAQVTG; encoded by the coding sequence CTGTCGCCCTACGACGGCATCAGCCGCGGCGTCCTGGCCGCGCTGACCGCCGCGGCCTACGGCACCGGCCAGGCCCTGCCGGTGATCACCGGCCAGGACGCCGAGCTGGACTCGGTCAAGCTCGTGGTCAAGGGCCAGCAGTCGCAGACGGTCTACAAGGACACCCGCGAGCTGGCCAAGGTCGCCGTGCAGATGACCAGCGCGCTCATCGACGGCTCCACGCCCGAGGTCAACGACACCACCCAGTACGACAACGGGATCAAGGTCGTGCCTGCCTTCCTGCTCCAGCCCATCAGCGTCGACAAGTCCAACTACCAGCGAATCCTCGTCGACGGCGGCTACTGCACCGCTGCCCAGGTCACCGGCTGA
- a CDS encoding phosphotransferase family protein — MHAVRGDRFGRVAGPWFTTWGECVLAVLDDITADLVDAGLDATDVEELSARARAGRAVLDQVREPRLLHGDLWTANVMLEPGAAEPTIVGVLDRDRSSWGDPAADWGFSVLTGKSSEVRAAFHESYGPVDAAPEAAWRASVYRGAHRCDPAGTAPVGRARPDPRQLRRHARGAGPAVSTAAVEGAGPNGLAEAVPLARAGVAVLEAADTIGGGTRSDEAIVPGLLHGHCSAFHPMAVGSPLFLEAEPGRYGLRWARPEIDRDQPRT, encoded by the coding sequence GTGCACGCCGTCCGGGGTGATCGGTTCGGCCGGGTGGCTGGCCCGTGGTTCACGACGTGGGGCGAGTGCGTGCTGGCGGTCCTGGACGACATCACGGCCGACCTGGTCGACGCTGGGCTCGACGCGACCGACGTCGAGGAGTTGAGCGCGCGGGCGAGGGCCGGGCGCGCGGTGCTGGACCAGGTGCGTGAGCCGAGGCTGCTGCACGGCGACCTGTGGACGGCGAACGTCATGCTGGAGCCGGGGGCGGCGGAGCCGACGATCGTCGGTGTGCTCGACCGCGACCGGTCGTCGTGGGGCGACCCGGCCGCCGATTGGGGCTTCTCGGTGCTGACGGGGAAGTCTTCCGAGGTGCGTGCGGCGTTCCACGAGAGCTACGGGCCGGTTGACGCGGCCCCGGAAGCGGCATGGCGCGCCTCGGTGTACCGGGGCGCACATCGGTGCGATCCGGCTGGAACGGCACCGGTTGGGCGAGCACGACCGGATCCCCGCCAGCTACGACGACATGCGCGTGGTGCTGGACCTGCTGTGAGCACCGCTGCGGTCGAGGGTGCGGGGCCGAACGGGCTTGCCGAGGCGGTGCCCCTGGCACGGGCGGGCGTCGCTGTGCTGGAGGCCGCCGATACGATCGGTGGCGGCACACGGTCGGACGAGGCGATCGTGCCCGGCCTGCTCCACGGCCACTGCTCGGCGTTCCACCCCATGGCGGTCGGCTCGCCGCTCTTCCTGGAAGCGGAACCGGGCCGCTACGGTCTGCGGTGGGCCCGGCCGGAAATCGACCGCGATCAGCCTCGGACGTGA
- a CDS encoding DUF4232 domain-containing protein, with protein MAAGLAVVALVGACQTMAPDRLGQPGTGSPPAPSDRPSSISLTGTSRSMPASDSRCATAELRVDIGQNGNHDMQGAHVPLRFTNTGTGPCTLHGAPGVSYVAAEGGEQVGEPATRDTDGPEVTLAPGETASAGLFLSSAPLKTPACEQVVVPGLRVYPPGGTESVFVAHESTACEPPRNGPFLGVGPVEPGADNTGY; from the coding sequence GTGGCCGCGGGCCTGGCGGTCGTCGCGCTCGTCGGCGCGTGCCAGACCATGGCGCCGGACCGGCTGGGCCAACCCGGCACCGGTTCCCCTCCGGCCCCGTCCGACCGGCCGTCCTCGATCTCGCTCACCGGCACGTCGCGCTCGATGCCCGCGTCCGACAGCAGGTGCGCCACGGCGGAACTGCGGGTCGACATCGGTCAGAACGGGAACCACGACATGCAGGGCGCCCACGTCCCGCTGAGGTTTACCAACACCGGGACGGGCCCGTGCACCCTGCACGGCGCGCCCGGTGTCTCGTACGTCGCCGCCGAGGGCGGCGAGCAGGTCGGTGAGCCTGCCACCCGCGACACCGACGGCCCCGAGGTGACGCTGGCCCCCGGTGAGACGGCGTCCGCGGGACTGTTCCTGTCCAGCGCCCCGCTCAAGACCCCGGCCTGCGAGCAGGTGGTGGTGCCGGGGCTGCGGGTCTACCCGCCGGGTGGCACCGAGTCGGTCTTCGTGGCGCACGAGTCCACCGCGTGCGAGCCGCCCAGGAACGGGCCGTTCCTGGGCGTGGGCCCGGTCGAGCCCGGGGCGGACAACACCGGGTACTGA
- a CDS encoding alpha/beta fold hydrolase has product MTGADRPTTTASLDRGTVEYRFDRRDGPTVLLFHGGHARAGIALGEDVFADAGHSVLVPSRPGYGRTPLTTGTTSGGFADVARALCAHLGVDRVAAAVGVSAGGPPALATAARHPDLVERVVLQSAVGPPHWPDARTRRAGVLAFSPATERVTWSLVRLLVRVAPDAGLRLLGNLSTSSAKRSVAALSREQREALVDLFSRMRSGEGFRNDMLGDRVRRGGRPTGAGGRQPRGRLRALRARQGARRRERSWRAPQTAT; this is encoded by the coding sequence ATGACCGGCGCGGACCGCCCGACGACCACCGCCTCGCTCGACCGGGGGACGGTCGAGTACCGGTTCGACCGGCGCGACGGCCCGACCGTGCTGCTCTTCCACGGCGGGCACGCGCGCGCCGGGATCGCGCTCGGCGAGGACGTGTTCGCCGACGCGGGCCACTCGGTGCTCGTGCCCTCCCGCCCCGGCTACGGCCGCACCCCGCTGACCACCGGCACCACCTCCGGCGGGTTCGCCGACGTGGCCCGCGCGCTGTGCGCGCACCTGGGCGTGGACCGGGTCGCCGCTGCCGTCGGGGTCTCGGCGGGCGGCCCGCCCGCGCTGGCGACCGCCGCCCGGCACCCCGACCTGGTGGAGCGGGTCGTGCTCCAGAGCGCGGTCGGCCCACCGCACTGGCCGGACGCCCGCACGCGGCGGGCGGGCGTGCTGGCGTTCTCGCCCGCGACCGAGCGCGTGACGTGGTCGCTGGTGCGCCTGCTCGTGCGCGTCGCCCCTGACGCTGGGCTGCGGCTGCTGGGGAACCTGTCCACGAGTTCGGCCAAGCGGTCGGTGGCGGCGCTGTCCCGCGAGCAGCGGGAGGCGCTGGTCGACCTGTTCTCCCGGATGCGCTCCGGCGAGGGCTTCCGCAACGACATGCTGGGCGACCGGGTCCGCCGCGGTGGTCGCCCAACCGGGGCTGGTGGTCGCCAGCCGAGGGGACGCCTCCGTGCCCTTCGAGCACGCCAGGGCGCTCGCCGCCGCGAGAGGTCGTGGAGAGCGCCGCAGACGGCCACCTGA
- the nhaA gene encoding Na+/H+ antiporter NhaA, with amino-acid sequence MPRPNTARIFSRGSWPETKRIADVLRMETVGGVIMLVAAVLGLAWANSPWAPSYEALRGFEFGPEALHLRLNVGQWAADGLLAVFFFIAGLELKREFVAGDLRDPRRAAVPVAAAFGGVAAPAVIYALVNLGSPDAAAGWAIPTATDIAFALAVLAVIGRSLPTAMRTFLLTLAVVDDLIAIVIIAVFYTERVSFVPLLLVLPPLALFAVLVRRRVRSWWLLLPLAAAAWGFMHASGVHATVAGVLLGFAVPVARRAHGDGPGLAEHFEHRWRPLSAGVAVPVFAFFASGVAIGGLDGLASSLTDTVTVGVVVGLVLGKLVGITASTWLVARFTKAELDSDLAWVDVVALAVLSGIGFTVSLLVGELAFAEGTAEHDHAKVAVLLGSLTAALIATALLRARNRIYRRIHEEDTRDDDGDGIPDVHQAREG; translated from the coding sequence GTGCCCCGTCCGAACACCGCCAGGATCTTCAGCAGGGGATCGTGGCCAGAGACCAAGCGCATCGCCGACGTCCTCCGCATGGAGACCGTCGGCGGTGTGATCATGCTGGTGGCCGCTGTGCTCGGCCTGGCCTGGGCGAACTCGCCGTGGGCGCCCTCCTACGAGGCGCTGCGCGGCTTCGAGTTCGGCCCGGAGGCGCTGCACCTGCGGCTGAACGTCGGGCAGTGGGCGGCGGACGGGCTGCTGGCCGTCTTCTTCTTCATCGCCGGGCTGGAGCTCAAGCGCGAGTTCGTGGCCGGTGACCTGCGCGACCCCCGGCGCGCGGCGGTGCCGGTGGCCGCCGCGTTCGGCGGGGTCGCCGCCCCCGCCGTGATCTACGCCCTGGTCAACCTCGGCAGCCCCGACGCCGCGGCCGGGTGGGCCATCCCGACCGCCACCGACATCGCGTTCGCGCTCGCGGTGCTCGCGGTCATCGGCCGCTCCCTGCCCACCGCGATGCGGACGTTCCTGCTGACCCTGGCCGTGGTCGACGACCTGATCGCGATCGTGATCATCGCGGTCTTCTACACCGAGCGGGTCTCGTTCGTGCCGCTGCTGCTGGTGCTGCCCCCGCTGGCGCTGTTCGCGGTGCTGGTGCGACGTCGGGTGCGGTCGTGGTGGCTGCTGCTGCCACTGGCCGCGGCGGCGTGGGGTTTCATGCACGCCTCCGGTGTGCACGCGACGGTCGCGGGCGTGCTGCTGGGCTTCGCCGTGCCGGTCGCCCGCCGCGCCCACGGCGACGGGCCGGGGCTGGCCGAGCACTTCGAGCACCGCTGGCGCCCGCTCTCGGCCGGGGTCGCGGTGCCGGTGTTCGCGTTCTTCGCCTCCGGTGTCGCCATCGGCGGCCTGGACGGACTCGCCTCCTCGCTCACCGACACCGTCACCGTCGGTGTGGTCGTCGGCTTGGTGCTGGGCAAGCTCGTCGGCATCACCGCGAGCACCTGGCTGGTGGCCCGCTTCACCAAGGCGGAGCTGGACAGCGACCTGGCCTGGGTGGACGTGGTCGCCCTCGCGGTGCTGAGCGGGATCGGATTCACGGTGTCGCTGCTGGTGGGCGAGCTGGCCTTCGCGGAGGGCACCGCCGAGCACGACCACGCCAAGGTCGCGGTGCTGCTCGGCTCCCTGACTGCGGCGCTGATCGCCACGGCGCTCCTGCGCGCCCGCAACCGGATCTACCGCCGCATCCACGAGGAGGACACCCGCGACGACGACGGCGACGGCATCCCGGACGTGCACCAGGCGCGGGAGGGCTGA
- a CDS encoding arsenate reductase ArsC, which translates to MSRKPEVLFVCVHNAGRSQMAAALFQHYALGRVAVRSAGSAPADRVNPAAAEAMSELGLDITTEVPSKLTTEAVEASDVVITMGCGDTCPVFPGKRYLDWTLDDPAGLGVEAVRPIRDEIDRRVRALLAELLDRTV; encoded by the coding sequence ATGAGTCGCAAGCCCGAGGTCCTGTTCGTCTGCGTCCACAACGCGGGCCGCTCCCAGATGGCCGCCGCGCTGTTCCAGCACTACGCACTGGGCCGGGTCGCCGTCCGCTCCGCAGGCTCCGCCCCGGCCGACCGGGTCAACCCCGCCGCCGCCGAGGCCATGTCCGAACTTGGCCTGGACATCACCACCGAGGTGCCGAGCAAGCTCACCACCGAGGCCGTGGAGGCGTCCGACGTGGTGATCACCATGGGCTGCGGCGACACCTGCCCGGTCTTCCCCGGCAAGCGCTACCTCGACTGGACCCTGGACGACCCTGCGGGCCTGGGCGTCGAGGCGGTGCGCCCCATCCGCGACGAGATCGACCGCCGCGTCCGCGCCCTGCTGGCCGAACTGCTCGACCGAACCGTCTGA
- a CDS encoding arsenate reductase/protein-tyrosine-phosphatase family protein, with protein MNTEWPPALVERARVHAALGEPVRLAVVDLLLLGDASPSEVGKALGVPSNLLAHHIALLEQAGLVERSRSEGDRRRSYLRLCAAPLADLASASARQAPRVIFVCTHNSARSQLAAALWEKRSHVPTTSAGTHPAERVHPLAVATAHAHGLSLAHARTNQLDQVARPDDLVVTVCDNAHEELDTSADRLHWSVPDPAAIGTEDAFDRAYRDLSDRVDRLVPAVLPAT; from the coding sequence ATGAACACTGAGTGGCCTCCGGCGCTGGTGGAGCGCGCGCGTGTGCACGCAGCCCTGGGCGAACCCGTCCGCTTGGCCGTGGTGGACCTCCTGCTGCTCGGCGACGCCTCCCCGAGCGAGGTGGGCAAGGCCCTCGGGGTGCCCAGCAACCTGCTCGCCCACCACATCGCACTGCTGGAGCAGGCCGGACTGGTCGAGCGCTCACGCTCCGAGGGCGACCGCCGCCGCTCCTACCTGCGCCTGTGCGCGGCCCCGCTGGCTGACCTGGCATCCGCCAGCGCCCGACAGGCGCCGCGCGTGATCTTCGTGTGCACCCACAACTCGGCGCGCTCGCAACTGGCCGCCGCCCTCTGGGAGAAACGCAGCCACGTCCCGACCACGAGCGCGGGCACCCACCCCGCCGAGCGCGTGCACCCGTTGGCCGTGGCCACCGCCCACGCCCACGGCCTCTCGCTGGCTCACGCCCGCACCAACCAACTCGACCAGGTTGCGCGCCCCGACGACCTGGTGGTCACCGTGTGCGACAACGCCCACGAGGAACTGGACACCTCCGCCGACCGCCTGCACTGGTCGGTCCCGGACCCCGCCGCGATCGGCACCGAGGACGCCTTCGACCGCGCCTACCGCGACCTGTCCGACCGCGTCGACCGCCTCGTCCCCGCCGTCCTGCCCGCCACCTGA
- a CDS encoding arsenate reductase ArsC, whose protein sequence is MTTAHRRRDLSVDQQLALGTAATRLRESFDGVFGAETIERFLHTSYEQFVSGSTVPNYLPLLAERFARQRLHALARVEGRLHDGRPSVLFLCVHNAGRSQMALGFLQHLAGDAAGAWSGGSEPGHEVDPVAIAAMAERGIDISGEFPKPWTEEILGAADVVVTMGCGDACPVHPGKRYLDRVLDDPVEAGIEGVRPVRDEIERRVRTLLADLEVPLA, encoded by the coding sequence ATGACGACGGCACACCGCCGCAGGGACTTGAGCGTCGACCAGCAGCTCGCACTGGGCACCGCCGCCACCCGACTGCGCGAGTCGTTCGACGGCGTGTTCGGCGCCGAGACCATCGAGCGGTTCCTGCACACCAGCTACGAGCAGTTCGTTTCGGGCAGCACCGTGCCGAACTACCTGCCGCTGCTGGCCGAGCGGTTCGCCCGCCAGCGCCTGCACGCGCTGGCCCGCGTCGAAGGCCGTCTGCACGACGGCAGGCCGAGCGTGCTGTTCCTGTGCGTGCACAACGCCGGGCGCAGCCAGATGGCGCTCGGCTTCCTGCAGCACCTGGCCGGGGACGCCGCCGGGGCCTGGTCCGGCGGCTCGGAACCCGGTCACGAGGTCGACCCCGTCGCGATCGCCGCCATGGCCGAGCGCGGCATCGACATCTCCGGCGAGTTCCCCAAGCCGTGGACCGAGGAGATCCTCGGCGCCGCCGACGTCGTGGTCACCATGGGCTGCGGCGACGCCTGCCCCGTCCATCCCGGCAAGCGCTACCTCGACCGGGTGCTCGACGACCCCGTGGAAGCGGGGATCGAGGGCGTCCGGCCGGTGCGCGACGAGATCGAACGCCGTGTCCGCACGCTGCTGGCGGACCTGGAGGTGCCCCTCGCCTGA
- the arsB gene encoding ACR3 family arsenite efflux transporter: MVNTPAAPAPDVLRGLSFLDRFLPAWIGVAMLAGLALGRFVPGLQGLLDAVKVAEVSLPIALGLLLMMYPVLAKVRYDRLGAVTGDRRTLALSLLLNWVLGPALMFALAWIFLSDLPEYRTGLVIVGLARCIAMVIIWNDLACGDREAAAVLVALNSVFQVVMFGVLGWFYLDLLPGWLGLDTTGLDFSPWEIALSVVIFLGVPLAAGYLSRRLGERARGRDWYESRFLPKVGPVALYGLLFTIVVLFALQGDQITSRPLDVARIALPLLVYFAVMWFGGYALGKASGLSYERTTTLAFTAAGNNFELAIAVAIGVFGVTSGQALAGVVGPLIEVPVLVGLVYVSLWLRKRWSTN; encoded by the coding sequence TTGGTGAACACCCCAGCAGCCCCCGCCCCCGACGTCCTTCGCGGACTGTCCTTCCTCGACCGCTTTCTGCCAGCCTGGATCGGTGTCGCCATGCTCGCCGGCCTCGCCCTGGGCCGATTCGTGCCCGGCCTGCAAGGACTCCTGGACGCGGTCAAGGTCGCCGAGGTCTCACTGCCCATCGCGCTGGGGCTGCTGCTGATGATGTACCCGGTGCTGGCCAAGGTCCGCTACGACCGGCTGGGCGCCGTGACCGGCGACCGCCGCACCCTCGCGCTGTCCCTGCTGCTCAACTGGGTGCTCGGCCCGGCGCTGATGTTCGCCCTGGCCTGGATCTTCCTGTCAGACCTGCCCGAGTACCGCACGGGGCTGGTCATCGTCGGGCTGGCGCGGTGCATCGCGATGGTCATCATCTGGAACGACCTGGCCTGCGGCGACCGCGAGGCCGCCGCCGTGCTGGTCGCGCTCAACTCGGTGTTCCAGGTGGTCATGTTCGGCGTGCTCGGCTGGTTCTACCTCGACCTGCTGCCCGGCTGGCTCGGCCTGGACACCACCGGCCTGGACTTCTCCCCCTGGGAGATCGCCCTGTCCGTGGTGATCTTCCTGGGCGTCCCGCTCGCCGCCGGGTACCTCAGCCGCCGCCTGGGTGAGCGGGCTCGCGGCCGCGACTGGTACGAGTCGCGGTTCTTGCCGAAGGTCGGCCCGGTGGCCCTGTACGGACTGCTGTTCACCATCGTGGTGCTGTTCGCGCTGCAGGGCGACCAGATCACCTCCCGGCCGCTGGACGTGGCCCGCATCGCCCTGCCGCTGCTGGTGTACTTCGCCGTGATGTGGTTCGGCGGCTACGCGCTGGGCAAGGCGTCGGGGCTGTCCTACGAGCGCACCACCACGCTGGCCTTCACCGCCGCGGGCAACAACTTCGAGTTGGCCATCGCGGTGGCGATCGGCGTGTTCGGCGTGACCTCCGGTCAGGCCCTCGCCGGGGTGGTCGGCCCGCTGATCGAGGTGCCCGTCCTGGTGGGGCTGGTCTACGTCAGCCTGTGGCTGCGCAAGCGCTGGAGCACGAACTGA
- a CDS encoding TSUP family transporter, whose protein sequence is MSVEDNQVPVRSSPSAPAVFAAGAAVGLLGGMIGLGGAEFRLPLLIGLFGFAALSAVILNKAMSLVVVLTALPARLTTVSAAELGSHWAVAVNLLAGSLLGAWAGAAWAVRMRTATLYKVLAALMVLMAAALVLTHTADLGALALAPALQLVLLDVVPDLVLIPALAVVLLVSAVKLARHA, encoded by the coding sequence ATGTCGGTCGAGGACAACCAGGTGCCGGTCCGCTCCTCGCCATCCGCACCGGCGGTGTTCGCCGCGGGTGCTGCGGTGGGGCTGCTGGGCGGCATGATCGGACTGGGCGGGGCCGAATTCCGGTTGCCGCTGCTGATCGGCCTGTTCGGGTTCGCCGCCCTGTCGGCGGTCATCCTGAACAAGGCCATGAGCCTGGTCGTGGTTCTGACCGCGCTGCCCGCCAGGCTGACCACCGTGAGCGCCGCCGAGCTGGGCTCGCACTGGGCGGTGGCGGTCAACCTGCTCGCGGGCAGCCTCCTCGGCGCCTGGGCCGGGGCGGCGTGGGCGGTGCGGATGCGCACCGCCACCCTCTACAAGGTCCTCGCCGCCCTGATGGTGCTCATGGCCGCAGCCTTGGTGCTCACGCACACCGCCGACCTCGGCGCGCTCGCCCTCGCACCGGCGCTCCAGCTCGTGCTCCTGGATGTCGTCCCGGACCTGGTCCTGATTCCCGCGCTGGCCGTGGTACTGCTGGTCTCGGCGGTCAAGCTCGCCCGCCACGCCTAG
- a CDS encoding flavin-containing monooxygenase: MDALVVGGGQAGLAAAHALRRAGLAPVLLEAGAEPVGAWPSYYDSLTLFSPACHSGLPGMAFPGDPNRYPRRDEVVDYLRDYARRLVDERAVDIRTHHRVRAAHHDGTGWRVGLADGSELRARLLIAATGSFGNPHRPALPGLEAFTGAVLHSAEYREPAGFTGQRVVVVGAGNTAVQIGVELAAHARVTLATRTPVTFVPQRPLGRDVHFWSRLLGLDSAPIGHLLRTPPHQPVLDRGRYRAGLAADRPDQRRVFTAVEGSELIWPDGAREHVDTVILATGYRPDLSWLTDPDVFDGGGRPRQRHGLATVRPSLGFVGLEWQRSLASATLRGVGRDAHHLVRRLIRGAR, from the coding sequence ATGGACGCCCTCGTCGTCGGCGGAGGACAGGCCGGACTGGCCGCCGCCCACGCCCTGCGCCGGGCCGGACTGGCGCCGGTGCTGCTGGAGGCCGGGGCGGAACCTGTGGGGGCCTGGCCGTCGTACTACGACAGCCTCACCCTGTTCTCCCCGGCCTGTCACAGCGGACTGCCCGGCATGGCCTTCCCCGGCGATCCCAACCGCTACCCGCGCCGCGACGAGGTAGTGGACTACCTGCGCGATTACGCCCGGCGCCTGGTCGACGAGCGCGCCGTCGACATCCGCACCCACCACCGCGTCCGGGCCGCCCACCACGACGGGACGGGCTGGCGGGTGGGGCTGGCCGACGGCTCCGAGCTGCGCGCCCGGTTGCTGATCGCGGCGACCGGCTCGTTCGGCAACCCCCACCGGCCCGCCCTGCCCGGCCTGGAGGCGTTCACCGGCGCGGTGCTCCACTCCGCCGAGTACCGCGAACCCGCCGGGTTCACCGGGCAGCGGGTAGTGGTGGTCGGCGCGGGCAACACCGCGGTGCAGATCGGCGTCGAGCTCGCCGCCCACGCCCGCGTCACCCTGGCCACCCGCACTCCGGTCACGTTCGTCCCGCAACGCCCGCTCGGCCGTGACGTGCACTTCTGGTCCCGGCTGCTCGGTCTGGACAGCGCGCCGATCGGGCACCTGCTGCGGACCCCGCCGCACCAGCCGGTGCTCGACCGCGGCCGCTACCGCGCGGGGCTGGCCGCGGACCGCCCGGATCAGCGACGGGTGTTCACGGCGGTCGAGGGCTCCGAGCTCATCTGGCCCGACGGCGCCCGTGAACACGTGGACACCGTCATCCTGGCCACCGGCTACCGCCCCGACCTGTCCTGGCTCACCGACCCGGACGTCTTCGACGGCGGCGGGCGACCGCGTCAGCGCCACGGCCTGGCCACCGTCCGGCCGAGCCTGGGGTTCGTCGGCCTGGAGTGGCAGCGCTCCCTCGCCTCGGCGACGCTGCGCGGTGTGGGGCGCGACGCCCACCACCTCGTGCGCCGCCTGATCCGGGGTGCGCGCTAG
- a CDS encoding NAD(P)-binding domain-containing protein gives MDGLPVVVVGAGPVGLAAAARLLERGLRPLVLEAGGQAGAAVAQWGHVRLFSQWSELVDPAARELLESAGWTAPAGEDYPTGAEWASRYLAPLAAALDGHVRFGARVVGVARRGRDRVVDAGRDSEPLTVHVRTPEGEERITARAVVDASGTWGSPNPLGGDGLPALGEHAAAERIAYRVPDLAAGEERWAGKRVAVAGSGHSALTSLVALADLAERRPGTRVVWLLRRGGVGDVFGGGDADQLPARGALGLRAREAVEAGHVEVVTGFRTAAVEREGERLVLVSQDGRRLDTVDEVVVATGFRPDLTWSSELRLELDPVLQAPVRLASLIDPNAHSCGTVYPHGAAELRHPEPGVYLVGMKSYGRAPTFLALTGYEQVRSVVAEIAGDHEAAAKVELVLPETGVCGGAGLFDAPVEEQSGGCCAPTTVEALPLSAPPAR, from the coding sequence GTGGACGGGCTTCCGGTGGTTGTGGTGGGCGCGGGCCCGGTCGGGTTGGCGGCGGCGGCTCGACTGCTGGAACGCGGGCTTCGGCCGTTGGTGCTGGAAGCGGGCGGGCAGGCGGGCGCGGCGGTGGCCCAGTGGGGCCACGTGCGGTTGTTCTCCCAGTGGTCGGAACTGGTCGACCCCGCTGCGCGGGAACTGCTGGAAAGCGCGGGGTGGACGGCCCCGGCAGGCGAGGACTACCCCACCGGCGCGGAGTGGGCGTCGCGCTACCTGGCACCGCTGGCCGCCGCCCTGGACGGGCATGTCCGCTTCGGGGCGCGCGTGGTCGGGGTGGCGCGTCGAGGACGCGACCGCGTTGTGGACGCTGGCCGCGACAGCGAGCCGCTGACCGTGCACGTGCGGACCCCGGAGGGGGAGGAGCGGATCACCGCGCGTGCCGTGGTCGACGCCTCCGGCACGTGGGGCTCGCCCAACCCGCTGGGCGGGGACGGGCTGCCCGCGCTGGGTGAGCACGCGGCGGCCGAGCGGATCGCCTACCGGGTGCCGGACCTGGCCGCGGGGGAGGAGCGCTGGGCCGGGAAGCGGGTCGCGGTGGCGGGGAGCGGCCATTCGGCGCTGACCTCCCTGGTGGCGCTCGCTGATCTCGCCGAGCGGCGTCCCGGCACGCGCGTGGTGTGGCTGCTGCGCCGCGGCGGGGTGGGGGACGTCTTCGGTGGCGGCGACGCCGACCAGCTCCCGGCTCGCGGGGCGTTGGGCCTTCGGGCGCGCGAGGCGGTGGAGGCGGGCCACGTGGAGGTGGTGACCGGCTTCCGTACCGCCGCGGTGGAGCGCGAGGGCGAGCGGCTTGTGCTGGTCTCCCAGGATGGGCGGCGTCTGGACACCGTCGACGAGGTCGTGGTAGCGACGGGGTTCCGCCCGGACCTGACCTGGTCCTCGGAGTTGCGGCTGGAGCTGGACCCGGTACTGCAGGCCCCGGTGCGGCTGGCGTCGCTGATCGACCCGAACGCGCACTCGTGCGGCACGGTCTACCCGCACGGCGCGGCCGAGCTGCGCCACCCCGAACCCGGCGTCTACCTGGTGGGGATGAAGAGCTACGGCCGCGCGCCCACGTTCCTGGCGCTGACCGGCTACGAGCAGGTGCGCAGCGTGGTCGCCGAGATCGCGGGCGACCACGAGGCCGCGGCGAAGGTCGAACTGGTGCTGCCGGAGACCGGTGTGTGCGGTGGGGCCGGGCTGTTCGACGCTCCCGTCGAGGAACAGAGCGGCGGGTGCTGCGCCCCGACGACGGTTGAGGCGCTGCCGCTGTCCGCGCCACCCGCCCGCTGA
- a CDS encoding helix-turn-helix domain-containing GNAT family N-acetyltransferase — protein MTTTQPPAGLASQDATTYAEWFACLADPTRVRLLHTIATHPGELTVGALTEALGISQSTCSHHLRKLADVGFVLLRKEKTATLVTVNPACCTGLPHAADAVMGTIVTRPCCPSDLPADVTVRAMTDDDWTDVRRVYAEGLATGNATFETEVPTRRALEAKWLAGHRWVAEIDGRLAGWAAATPTSTRECYSGVAETSVYVGEGFRGRGVGKSLLHKQVTAADASGLWTLQTSVFPENRASIALHHSAGFRTVGVRERIAQHHGAWRDTVLLERRLPTNSAATS, from the coding sequence ATGACGACCACGCAGCCCCCGGCGGGCCTGGCCAGCCAGGACGCGACCACCTACGCCGAGTGGTTCGCCTGCCTTGCCGACCCCACGCGGGTACGCCTGCTGCACACCATCGCCACCCACCCCGGCGAACTGACCGTGGGCGCGCTGACCGAGGCGCTGGGCATCAGCCAGTCCACCTGCTCGCACCACCTGCGCAAGCTCGCCGACGTCGGCTTCGTCCTGCTGCGCAAGGAGAAGACCGCCACCCTGGTCACGGTCAACCCGGCCTGCTGCACCGGCCTGCCGCACGCGGCCGACGCCGTCATGGGCACCATCGTCACCCGCCCCTGCTGCCCGAGCGACCTGCCCGCCGACGTCACCGTGCGCGCGATGACCGACGACGACTGGACCGACGTGCGCCGCGTCTACGCCGAGGGCCTCGCCACCGGTAACGCCACCTTCGAGACCGAGGTCCCCACCCGCCGCGCCCTGGAGGCCAAGTGGCTGGCCGGGCACCGCTGGGTCGCCGAGATCGACGGCCGCCTGGCCGGTTGGGCGGCAGCGACCCCCACCTCCACCCGCGAGTGCTACTCCGGCGTCGCCGAGACCTCCGTCTACGTCGGCGAGGGCTTCCGGGGCCGGGGCGTCGGCAAGTCGCTGCTGCACAAGCAGGTCACCGCCGCCGACGCGAGCGGCCTGTGGACCCTGCAGACCTCGGTCTTCCCCGAGAACCGAGCGAGCATCGCCCTGCACCACAGCGCGGGCTTCCGCACCGTCGGCGTCCGCGAACGCATCGCCCAGCACCACGGCGCGTGGCGCGACACCGTCCTGCTCGAACGCCGCCTCCCCACGAACTCGGCTGCAACTTCTTAA